Proteins from a single region of Fundulus heteroclitus isolate FHET01 chromosome 12, MU-UCD_Fhet_4.1, whole genome shotgun sequence:
- the LOC105915383 gene encoding leucine-rich repeat transmembrane neuronal protein 4 isoform X3, which yields MSMRKSRRRASMGLSVLFRWLIFTVVIPTWLLAAPSGIRERRCPSSCRCDGKIIYCESNAFRDVPNNVSVSTQGLSLRYNSLVNLRARQFAGLSQLVWLYLDHNYINAVDGQAFHGIRRLKELILSSNKITQLKNNTFHDVPNLRNLDLSYNKLQVLKPNQFLGLRKLLSLHLRSNSLKTIPMRVFLDCRNLEFLDIGYNRLRSLTRNAFAGLLKLIELHLEHNQFSKINFAHFPRLTNLRALYLQWNRIRLLTQGLPWMWTSLQKLDLSGNELEALEASTFQCLPNLQTLNLDSNKLSNVSQQTAETWISLTAISLAGNLWHCNPNICPLVSWLKAFKGNKETTMICASPKEAQGEKVTDVVETYNICTATPTPIPSTTLPPTSPFQPEFLPLPTQLVVDKKLTWNRTSSPAPSEASPTVPVPDTDYVSFHKIIAGSVALFLSVAIILLVIYVSWKHYPSSLKQLQQRSAVKKRQKQARQTERSFNSPLQEYYVDYKPSHSETMDMLVNGTGPYTYTISGSRECEV from the coding sequence GTCTCTCTGTGCTTTTCAGATGGCTTATATTCACAGTGGTGATACCCACCTGGCTGCTTGCAGCTCCAAGCGGCATCCGGGAGCGCCGCTGCCCCTCGAGCTGTAGATGTGATGGGAAAATAATATACTGTGAATCCAATGCCTTCCGTGACGTGCCAAACAACGTGTCTGTGAGCACGCAGGGCCTCTCCCTCCGCTACAACAGCCTGGTGAACCTCAGAGCCCGCCAGTTCGCAGGCCTCAGTCAGCTGGTTTGGCTCTACCTCGACCACAATTACATCAACGCCGTGGACGGACAGGCGTTCCACGGCATCCGGAGGCTCAAGGAGCTGATTCTCAGCTCGAACAAGATCACACAGCTGAAAAACAACACGTTCCACGATGTCCCAAATCTCAGGAACCTCGACTTGTCCTACAACAAACTGCAGGTTCTGAAACCCAACCAGTTCTTGGGTCTGCGAAAGCTGCTCAGCTTGCATTTGAGGTCAAACTCCCTTAAAACAATCCCCATGCGGGTTTTCCTCGACTGTCGCAACTTGGAGTTTCTCGACATTGGCTACAACAGGCTCAGGAGCCTGACGCGTAATGCTTTTGCAGGACTCCTGAAGCTCATTGAGCTCCATTTGGAACACAATCAATTTTCAAAGATCAATTTTGCTCATTTCCCCCGCCTGACTAACCTGAGGGCCCTCTACCTGCAGTGGAACCGTATCAGACTGCTAACCCAGGGCCTGCCGTGGATGTGGACTTCCTTGCAAAAGCTGGACCTCTCAGGAAATGAGCTGGAAGCGCTGGAAGCCAGCACGTTTCAGTGCCTGCCTAACCTTCAGACTCTGAATCTGGACTCCAACAAGCTCAGCAATGTATCCCAGCAGACGGCGGAGACTTGGATCTCCTTAACCGCCATCAGTCTGGCTGGGAACTTGTGGCATTGTAACCCCAACATATGCCCACTGGTGTCCTGGCTCAAAGCCTTCAAGGGCAACAAGGAGACTACTATGATTTGTGCTAGTCCTAAGGAGGCCCAAGGAGAGAAAGTGACAGATGTGGTGGAGACTTATAACATCTGTACAGCAACGCCGACCCCAATCCCCTCAACGACTTTGCCTCCCACCTCCCCTTTCCAGCCTGAATTCCTGCCTCTTCCCACACAGCTGGTGGTGGATAAAAAGCTGACCTGGAACAGGACATCCTCGCCAGCTCCTTCCGAGGCCTCCCCCACTGTACCCGTGCCCGACACCGACTATGTGTCCTTCCACAAGATCATAGCTGGCAGCGTGGCACTTTTCTTATCTGTGGCTATAATTCTGCTGGTTATCTATGTGTCATGGAAGCACTATCCCAGCAGTCTCAAACAGCTCCAGCAGCGCTCGGCAGTCAAGAAGCGCCAGAAACAGGCACGGCAGACCGAGCGCTCATTTAATTCCCCTCTGCAAGAGTACTATGTGGACTACAAGCCCTCCCACTCAGAGACTATGGATATGCTGGTTAATGGGACGGGACCTTACACGTACACCATCTCAGGCTCCAGGGAATGCGAGGTATGA